In a single window of the Methanofollis ethanolicus genome:
- a CDS encoding BaiN/RdsA family NAD(P)/FAD-dependent oxidoreductase, with translation MEKYDLIVVGAGPAGLFAAARVGAGGGTVLLLEKKKKPGRKLLVSGSGQCNITHAGSVTEFFTRYGKHGQFLKPALRAFTNADLIAHVTGRGVPLTTEEGGKVFPTSRKAQDVLDLLLAGYRDAGVTIRCGEPVVAVEKTEDGFSVRTAAGEYRSALLLIATGGASYPATGSTGDGYAFAASLGHTIVRTAPALAPVTVRDYPFADLAGISLQGVTVSLFRAGKKIGDQRGDLLFTHEGLSGPAILDLSRFIEPGDTLVVPVLPEGMREEITAALAGGGGARVRAVLSRYPVPERLLKRITDLSEVPPETTCAHLTKAARTCLLQHLTACTLTVDAPGGYGVAMVTRGGVALDEVDQKTMGSKCVDGLYFAGEVLDIDGDCGGFNIQAAFSTAALAAGAVLRRLSEMKEG, from the coding sequence GTGGAAAAATATGATCTGATCGTCGTCGGGGCGGGGCCTGCCGGACTTTTTGCCGCGGCCCGCGTCGGTGCCGGAGGGGGGACTGTCCTCCTCCTTGAGAAGAAGAAAAAGCCCGGGAGGAAACTGCTCGTCTCCGGGTCGGGGCAGTGCAATATCACCCACGCCGGGAGCGTCACGGAGTTCTTCACGCGCTACGGGAAGCATGGCCAGTTTCTCAAGCCGGCGCTCCGGGCCTTCACGAACGCCGACCTCATCGCGCATGTCACCGGGAGGGGCGTCCCCCTCACGACGGAAGAGGGGGGCAAGGTCTTCCCGACCTCGCGGAAAGCACAGGACGTCCTCGACCTCCTCCTCGCCGGGTACCGGGACGCGGGCGTGACGATACGGTGCGGGGAACCTGTCGTCGCCGTGGAAAAAACGGAGGACGGGTTTTCCGTCAGGACGGCGGCAGGCGAATACAGGTCGGCCCTCCTCCTCATCGCGACAGGCGGCGCCTCGTACCCGGCGACGGGTTCGACGGGCGACGGGTACGCATTTGCCGCGTCCCTCGGCCACACGATCGTTCGGACCGCCCCCGCACTCGCGCCGGTGACGGTCAGGGACTACCCCTTCGCCGACCTCGCCGGCATCTCCCTGCAGGGCGTGACCGTCTCCCTCTTCAGGGCCGGGAAAAAGATCGGCGACCAGAGGGGCGACCTCCTCTTCACCCACGAAGGACTCTCCGGCCCGGCCATCCTCGACCTCTCCCGCTTCATCGAACCGGGCGACACTCTCGTCGTCCCGGTCCTCCCGGAAGGGATGCGGGAGGAGATCACGGCGGCGCTGGCCGGGGGAGGCGGTGCGAGGGTCAGGGCGGTGCTCTCCCGTTACCCTGTCCCCGAACGTCTCCTCAAGAGGATCACCGACCTCTCCGAGGTCCCGCCGGAGACGACCTGCGCCCACCTCACGAAGGCGGCACGGACCTGCCTCCTCCAGCACCTCACCGCCTGCACCCTCACGGTCGACGCCCCGGGCGGATACGGCGTCGCCATGGTGACGCGGGGCGGTGTGGCCCTCGACGAGGTGGACCAGAAGACGATGGGATCGAAATGCGTCGACGGCCTCTACTTTGCCGGCGAAGTCCTCGATATCGACGGCGACTGCGGGGGGTTCAACATCCAGGCGGCATTCTCCACCGCCGCCCTCGCCGCCGGTGCGGTCCTGAGAAGGCTTTCTGAGATGAAGGAAGGATAG
- a CDS encoding SagB/ThcOx family dehydrogenase, producing the protein MKGTGREFMEKTKFQYLDPSDQYLGLPQPSLERSTPGESIDLPSPDTCPRRRIDLTEAIATRQSVRTYSRSPLSLSELGYLLWCTQGVRGVEGTAWTFRTVPSAGARHALETFLLVNRVEGLDPGLYRYAALDHRLVTVDAGPEVVPEVTAACLAQSMVPESAVTFLWSADIYRMNWRYGERGYRYVFIEAGHACQNLYLAAEAVGCGVCAIGAFDDDILNALLGLDGRDWFVLYLATVGKIS; encoded by the coding sequence ATGAAAGGAACAGGCCGGGAATTTATGGAAAAGACAAAATTTCAGTATCTTGACCCTTCGGACCAGTATCTGGGGCTCCCGCAACCGTCCCTTGAGCGGAGCACCCCGGGAGAGAGTATCGACCTCCCCTCACCGGATACGTGCCCGCGTCGCAGGATAGACCTCACGGAGGCGATCGCAACCAGGCAGAGCGTGCGGACCTATAGTCGTTCCCCCCTCTCTCTTTCCGAACTGGGATATCTTCTCTGGTGTACGCAGGGGGTGAGGGGTGTCGAGGGCACTGCCTGGACATTCCGGACGGTCCCCTCCGCCGGTGCCCGTCATGCCCTGGAGACCTTCCTCCTCGTCAACAGGGTGGAGGGCCTCGACCCCGGTCTCTACCGCTATGCCGCCCTCGACCATCGTCTGGTGACGGTGGATGCCGGACCGGAGGTCGTCCCGGAGGTCACCGCCGCCTGTCTGGCCCAGTCGATGGTCCCGGAGAGCGCCGTCACATTTCTCTGGTCGGCCGACATCTACCGGATGAACTGGAGATACGGGGAGCGGGGGTACAGGTATGTCTTTATCGAGGCAGGACATGCCTGCCAGAACCTCTATCTCGCAGCGGAAGCGGTCGGGTGCGGGGTCTGCGCCATCGGTGCCTTTGACGACGATATCCTCAATGCTCTCCTCGGCCTCGACGGGAGGGACTGGTTTGTCCTGTACCTTGCCACGGTCGGGAAGATCTCCTGA
- a CDS encoding ABC transporter substrate-binding protein yields MKRVYLLLCLLLALAVPAAALVPGDGAPGRDEFAGMVLSFLAGGADALPLADVQDAAATYLKSERTVTPPARVVVFNGETLETLRSLGIGPSSIVGIDKFSAQRPEFFPEYRNTTVVGSVWSPDYETVVSLHPDAVFLYATTSKDACDEIQKKIQASNPEIRVYRFDCFRPENYVEEVRALGTIFGREAEAERFAGFYTGALDTIGAGTSDIPDAERTTVYLENWKDYKTGAAGSGYEDKIVRAGGKNVFSSLAAEYPEVDPEAVIAADPDVIVKLIGAGSYAYGGYQNTDPGKVAEVHAALLDRPGWSGLTAVKEKRVYLLHNDIFGGPEHFIGIAYLAKWSYPGRFADLDPAALHRTYLDEYQHLETDLIGLQFTYPAV; encoded by the coding sequence ATGAAGCGGGTGTATCTCCTCCTCTGCCTCCTCCTCGCCCTTGCCGTGCCGGCGGCCGCGCTCGTGCCCGGCGACGGCGCCCCAGGGCGGGACGAGTTCGCCGGCATGGTCCTCTCCTTCCTTGCGGGCGGCGCCGACGCACTCCCTCTTGCCGACGTGCAGGACGCCGCCGCCACCTATCTGAAGAGTGAGAGGACAGTTACGCCCCCCGCACGCGTCGTCGTCTTCAACGGCGAGACCCTGGAGACGTTGCGGTCCCTCGGCATCGGGCCTTCGAGCATTGTCGGCATCGACAAGTTCTCCGCGCAGAGACCGGAGTTCTTCCCCGAGTACAGGAACACCACCGTTGTCGGGAGCGTCTGGTCGCCGGACTACGAGACGGTCGTCTCCCTGCACCCCGACGCCGTCTTCCTGTACGCCACCACCAGCAAGGACGCCTGCGACGAGATCCAGAAGAAAATCCAGGCTTCGAACCCGGAGATCAGGGTCTACAGGTTCGACTGCTTCCGGCCGGAGAACTATGTCGAGGAGGTTCGGGCCCTTGGCACCATCTTTGGCCGCGAGGCCGAGGCCGAACGCTTTGCCGGGTTCTACACCGGGGCTCTCGATACCATCGGTGCCGGGACATCGGATATCCCTGATGCGGAGAGGACGACGGTGTACCTGGAGAACTGGAAGGACTACAAGACCGGCGCCGCCGGTTCGGGATATGAGGACAAGATCGTCCGTGCCGGCGGGAAGAACGTCTTCTCCTCTCTCGCCGCCGAGTACCCTGAGGTCGACCCCGAGGCGGTCATCGCCGCCGACCCCGACGTGATCGTCAAACTCATCGGTGCGGGATCCTATGCCTACGGCGGTTACCAGAACACGGACCCCGGAAAGGTTGCAGAGGTCCATGCCGCTCTCCTCGACAGGCCGGGCTGGAGCGGTCTCACCGCGGTGAAGGAAAAGAGGGTCTACCTCCTCCACAACGACATCTTCGGAGGCCCCGAGCACTTCATCGGGATCGCCTATCTTGCGAAGTGGTCCTACCCCGGGCGTTTCGCCGACCTCGATCCCGCAGCGCTTCACAGGACCTATCTGGACGAGTACCAGCACCTCGAGACAGACCTGATCGGGCTGCAATTCACGTACCCGGCGGTATGA
- a CDS encoding FecCD family ABC transporter permease, producing the protein METGTLQEGFAAARRRRALFHAVLLVLLVLLAGVAVTLGSADLSVADAYLAILAGLFPGLFTAPGMAESIVWNYRLHRVLFAVMAGFGLATAGTVMQGILRNPLASPFTLGISSAAATGASIAIVLGTGLVDGELLIIVNAFLFALLAAGIIYAMARYRGLGAESMILAGIALMYLFSAVTSLLQYLGTSEEVQEIVFWMFGSLGRTDWASLAIVTLIIAICTPYLIWRAWDLNALAEGDDIAESLGVPVKRSMTIFMLIASLITAAIICFTGTIGFIGLVAPHITRMAIGADHRYLLPASGLVGALLLLGADSLARTLLAPTILPVGIMTAFLGVPFFIFLFLRGRGA; encoded by the coding sequence ATGGAGACCGGAACCCTGCAGGAGGGGTTCGCCGCCGCACGGCGGAGGCGGGCCCTCTTCCATGCCGTCCTCCTCGTCCTCCTCGTCCTCCTCGCAGGCGTGGCCGTCACCCTCGGCAGTGCCGACCTCTCGGTCGCGGACGCCTACCTGGCCATCCTTGCCGGCCTCTTTCCCGGCCTCTTCACCGCACCCGGCATGGCGGAGAGCATCGTCTGGAACTACCGCCTCCACCGCGTCCTCTTTGCGGTCATGGCAGGGTTCGGCCTCGCCACCGCCGGGACGGTGATGCAGGGCATCCTCCGGAACCCCCTTGCAAGCCCCTTCACACTCGGCATCTCCTCGGCGGCCGCGACCGGCGCCTCGATTGCGATCGTCCTCGGCACCGGCCTCGTCGATGGGGAACTCCTCATCATCGTGAATGCCTTCCTCTTCGCACTCCTTGCCGCCGGGATCATCTATGCGATGGCCCGGTACCGCGGTCTCGGGGCCGAGTCGATGATCCTTGCCGGCATCGCCCTGATGTACCTCTTCTCCGCGGTCACCTCCCTCCTCCAGTACCTCGGCACGTCCGAGGAGGTGCAGGAGATCGTCTTCTGGATGTTCGGGTCTCTCGGCCGGACAGACTGGGCAAGTCTCGCCATCGTCACCCTCATCATCGCTATCTGCACGCCCTATCTCATCTGGCGGGCATGGGACCTCAACGCCCTTGCCGAGGGGGACGACATCGCGGAGAGCCTCGGCGTCCCGGTGAAGAGATCGATGACGATCTTCATGCTCATCGCCTCTCTCATCACCGCCGCGATCATCTGCTTCACCGGGACCATCGGTTTCATCGGGCTTGTGGCGCCGCATATCACCAGGATGGCCATCGGCGCAGACCACCGCTACCTCCTCCCGGCCTCAGGCCTGGTCGGTGCCCTCCTCCTCCTCGGCGCCGACAGTCTTGCCCGGACCCTCCTTGCGCCGACGATCCTCCCTGTCGGGATCATGACGGCGTTCCTCGGCGTGCCCTTCTTCATCTTCCTCTTCCTGCGCGGGAGGGGGGCCTGA
- a CDS encoding ABC transporter ATP-binding protein, whose amino-acid sequence MVHLRVRDLAFSYRDRQVLSGITFAAEGPAVLGLVGPNGSGKTTLIKCIDGILRAEGSVGLDGEEIMALPRPEVARRIAYVPQGISNHSRATVYETVLMGRRPHISWRIRKEDEDEVVRALELLGIEDFAFREVGTLSGGERQRVMIARALAQGSPLLLLDEPTSALDLRNGMEVLDVVRRLAEEEGRLVVMAIHDLSLAARFCTDLIVLDHGRVHVRGPPADVLTPEVIADVYGVEAAVETREGVPYIFPIRPNEEK is encoded by the coding sequence ATGGTGCACCTCCGTGTGAGAGACCTCGCGTTCTCGTACCGCGACCGGCAGGTCCTCTCCGGGATCACCTTTGCCGCGGAGGGGCCCGCGGTCCTCGGCCTCGTCGGCCCGAACGGGTCGGGCAAGACGACCCTGATCAAGTGCATCGACGGCATCCTCAGGGCAGAGGGGTCGGTGGGCCTCGACGGCGAGGAGATCATGGCCCTGCCGCGGCCCGAGGTGGCGAGGAGGATCGCCTATGTCCCGCAGGGCATTTCAAACCACTCACGGGCAACGGTCTATGAGACGGTCCTGATGGGCCGCCGCCCCCACATCTCCTGGCGGATACGGAAGGAAGACGAGGACGAGGTGGTGCGGGCCCTGGAACTCCTCGGCATCGAGGACTTCGCCTTCAGGGAGGTCGGCACCCTCTCCGGTGGCGAACGCCAGCGGGTGATGATCGCCCGCGCCCTTGCTCAGGGTTCGCCTCTCCTCCTCCTCGACGAACCGACGAGCGCCCTCGACCTGCGGAACGGGATGGAGGTGCTCGACGTCGTGCGCCGTCTCGCAGAGGAGGAGGGCCGTCTCGTCGTCATGGCGATCCACGACCTCTCCCTTGCGGCGCGGTTCTGCACCGATCTCATCGTCCTCGACCACGGACGGGTCCATGTGCGGGGACCGCCCGCCGACGTCCTCACGCCTGAGGTGATCGCCGATGTCTACGGCGTCGAGGCGGCGGTCGAGACGCGTGAAGGCGTGCCGTACATCTTCCCGATACGGCCGAATGAAGAGAAATAA